The genomic segment CCATGCTCACCAAAATCACCATCCCGAAAAACCCTTTGCAAGCCGTGGAGAAAGGCAAGTGGATGCCCTATCTAATCATCGGTTTAACGGTACTCAATACCGGCCTGCTGTTTCGAGTGGGCCTCAGCAGCAAGCAGGCCGCTCAACGAGAACTCTCCAATGTGTTCGTGCAGCTTCCCAACAACCAGACCGTGGAAGCGAAGTCCGTAGATAAACGACATCGGGAAACCTCCCATATCCAAGACTTTGCTCATAAGTGGGTGAGTGCGGCCTTCTCCTGGAGCAAGGGAGAGGGGAAGACCGAGGGCAAGATTGAGTACCCGGCTCAATTCTATGACGTGTCCTACGCCATTGACCTGTCTTACCGGGTGGGGTGGATGGAATCGATCCACAAAAAGTATGACCAGGACTTTCCCTTTCGTAACTACACCTCTGGCAATTGGGAAGCTCAAGTGCAGATTCTAGATCGGCAAAAAGACATCGTTGTCGAACAACTTGAACCGGGACTGTGGAAAGTGACGGTGATTGCGACCCGACTCCATAACCGAGATAAAGAACGAGACTTCATCGAGCGGTTGAACCAAGAGCTGATCCTCAAATCCGTTGATTTTGTGAAAACCGAAGACCAAGACCAGACCCAGCTTGCCAAGTTGATGCGCGTGGGCCAGGAATATGGCCTGCAAATTGTTGAAATCCGAGACGTAAAGGTGACCTTATGAACACGACCCAAAAAGCCAAACATGCTAGAGATGTACTGCTCAAGCGCAAACCCGCCCCATCCGAGGGAACATCTAACGCGAAGCAGGATGACCCTAAAGAGACCCGTACACCAGCGGTATCCCTCGCTAACCTAGCGATGCCAGAGACGAAGACCACCGTCCCCAAGAACAAGCTGTATAAGCGGCTGTGGTTTCAGCTTTTGCTCCTCACCGTCGTGGGGACACCCTTTGCCTTACTCGCCACGGGGATGCTGTATGGGAGCGCCCCTCAACAGGCTGAGTCAAACCCCCAAAGTGAAGAGACGGGTTCTACGGTAGCCCAGAGTCAAGAAGAAGTACTCACCCAAGAGAATGCGGATCTGAAGGTGGAAATAGCGGCATTGCGGCAGTCCTTGGACGGTCAGCCCGTTTCTCCTGCTCAGAATAAGGGGCCAAAGCCCGCAGCCGTTCCCCCGACCCCTAAGCCTCAAGGGAGACCTCCCAGTCCGACCCATCGAGTGACCCGACCGATTCGCTATCAAAGCGCCGTTCCTCGGACCCAGCCCAAGCCCCGAATCGTCTACAGGGACAGACCCGCACCCAAGACTCAACCCGTGGTTGCGGCTAGACCTCCAGCACCTAGACCACAACCTCAGCCCGTTGCTCAAGCTGCCCCCCAGCCTGCTAGTAACTTCAGCCTCAGCAAACAATCGGCTTTTGCCCCGAAGCCCGTCCAACCTAAACCCATTCGTCCCATCCAGGTTTCCACCTCTCACCCCGTCCGTAAACCGATAACCACAAAACCCATTGCTCAAACCCCACCAGCCCCACCCCAAGGCGTTCTGGTCGCTTCCCTCACGGGTGACTTGCTGGAGGATAACCAAGTCGTCACGGATTCACCCACGGCCCTATACCCAGCAACCAGTAACCCATTGGGTAAAGGGTTGATTGCTGCTGGCACCACGGCTAAGGCAAAGCTCGATAACCCGATTACCTGGATACCCCAGAACAGTGACGCGATCATCGGTCAGCGGTATCTATTAACCCTCAGTGAAGACTTAGGGGCGATGGCGAAGAAAGGCTCCAAGGTTGTTGCAGAGGTAACGGCTGCGGAAGGAGACTTTTTGAGTATGCAAGTCGTGGAAGTCAACCAACAGCCCATTGAGCATATGGATCTAACGGGTGAGTCACCAGAGTCCAGGAAGACCCCCGTTGCTGTCATTCAGTACAAGCAGTCTCCACATCTGCAAGCCAAGCTCAAAGGTCAGGGTGAAGGCTTTGGTAACAAACTACTCAGGGCGGGCCTGAATGTGGGGATTGACCAGCTCCGCTCCAGCAGTGTGGGAGATAGAGCCTCGTCTGTCGTCAATAGTCTAGCCCCTAGCCGTTCCTCCAGTGGTTCTAGGAATGGCCTCTATCACTTCAACAAGGAAGTTGAAATCTATTTCATGGAGGGCGTGTAATGAAAGGTTGTCTTGTCATCGTTCTGATCGTCCTGACGCCGTTCCTATTCCTTGCAGGCCCCATCGGTTGGATTTTGGGGGTTATCGCCTGGATTCTGCTGCTCAAAGACTCTGGAAACGATCAGTGAATTTCACCACAGGCATTGATAAAAATATGGACGAGGTAGAAAAATGCACAGTCATACTTTAAGCCAAGGAAGGGCAAGCGTCCGTCGCTTTTTGGGAGCTTTGAAAGGATTCTCCGTCAATTTCAAATGGCATCGCCATACAGAACCCTTAGTAATAGAAGGAGAAGATGCGACCGATAAGGTTTTAGAAGCCTATCGCCGTGGTGTTAGAAACTTTGATGGCTCAATCTTTCCTGACAATGCCGATTTTTGTGAGCAAAAGCTTCATCGAGTCTCCTTTGCAGGGGCAAGGCTGACACAGGCATGGTTTTGTTGTGGCAGCTTCAGAGGTGCATGTTTTGCTAATGCGTTCCTAGAAGAGTCTAGCTTTGACGATTCAGATTGCAGAGGTGTGGATTTCTCAGGAGCTAACTTAGCGGGAGCTGAGTTTCAGAACACGGATTTGAAAGGAGCGAAGTTCACTGATGCCCAACTGCAAGGTGCTTTCTTTGACCGCGCTGATCTGGTTGGCGTGGATCTAACAGGGGCCAATGTGCAAGATGCGGAATTCTTGGATGTACGCAGGGTTAGGAGTGAACCTCCATTCGTTGAGCTGTAGATCGTCAATCAATCACCTTTAGTTTTCCCTTCAAATATGGGTTCAGATAGCGGCTCCAGATGGGGCCGTTTTTCCTTAGCGGTACATTCTTACATCGCACCAAAGCCTTCCCTTATGAAACAGAAATTACTTGCATTTTTCCTGGCTAGCCTGCCCACCTTGACGCAGATAGCCCCCGTCCTAGCCCAGCAGCAACAGACGGCTGCACTCAGCCCGGATACTCCAGTCAATTTACCG from the Acaryochloris marina S15 genome contains:
- a CDS encoding pentapeptide repeat-containing protein — translated: MHSHTLSQGRASVRRFLGALKGFSVNFKWHRHTEPLVIEGEDATDKVLEAYRRGVRNFDGSIFPDNADFCEQKLHRVSFAGARLTQAWFCCGSFRGACFANAFLEESSFDDSDCRGVDFSGANLAGAEFQNTDLKGAKFTDAQLQGAFFDRADLVGVDLTGANVQDAEFLDVRRVRSEPPFVEL